The Paenibacillus sp. YPG26 genome includes a window with the following:
- the pcrA gene encoding DNA helicase PcrA gives MIDIEQAINKLNPQQKEAALATDGPLLIMAGAGSGKTRVLTHRIAHLIATRKAAPWSILAITFTNKAAREMQERVSKLVGPQGRDIWVSTFHSMCVRILRKDIERIGFTSNFSILDSTDQLSVIRNCMKELNVDPKKFEPKAVQAMISNAKNELVSPQMYEQKIGDYFEGIVAKVYTMYQKRLRNNNSLDFDDLIMKTIDLFKEVPEVLDFYQRKFQYIHVDEYQDTNRAQYMLCKMLADSHHRICVVGDSDQSIYRWRGADISNILNFEEDYPEARTILLEQNYRSTSNILNAANEVIGLNTGRKPKRLWTDKEGGAKIKVYRGDSEHDEGYFVASEIHKNIKMNKSYGHHAILYRTNAQSRVIEEILIKSDIPYQIVGGIKFYDRKEIKDILAYLRLLSNPDDDISLTRVINVPKRGLGDTTVAKLAAAAAERGTSIYRVLEYVDDLGFAGRTRNNLVDFFDMIAGLHRMVEYLSVTELTEKLLEMTQYRLELQNENTIESRSRLENIDEFLSVTMEFEKNNEDKSLVSFLTDLALIADIDSMNDSEEEQSDAVVLMTMHSAKGLEFPVVFIIGMEEGVFPHSRAFLDEEELEEERRLAYVGITRAEEQLFLSCAQMRTLFGRTTANAPSRFLNEIPDQYKEDTDIARDRYRRGANVGGAYGGRGFGGSGGGGNFGRRTEGSTAKAAPTASRVTVTTGAPGAVQAKPTGAAGSGDFKAGDKVAHGKWGTGTIVAVKGSGNDMELQIAFPAPVGVKRLLAGFAPITKVEAE, from the coding sequence ATGATTGACATAGAGCAAGCAATTAACAAGCTTAACCCTCAGCAAAAGGAAGCCGCACTGGCAACAGACGGCCCGCTCCTGATTATGGCCGGCGCAGGAAGCGGCAAGACCCGCGTACTGACGCACCGCATTGCGCACTTGATTGCGACGCGCAAGGCAGCGCCGTGGAGCATTTTGGCTATTACTTTTACCAATAAAGCCGCTAGAGAGATGCAGGAAAGGGTCTCCAAGCTCGTCGGGCCGCAGGGCCGTGACATTTGGGTATCCACCTTCCACTCCATGTGTGTGCGTATTTTGCGCAAGGATATTGAACGCATTGGATTCACATCTAATTTCTCGATCCTGGACTCTACAGACCAACTGTCAGTCATCCGGAATTGTATGAAGGAGCTTAACGTCGATCCGAAGAAGTTCGAGCCCAAAGCCGTTCAGGCCATGATCAGCAATGCCAAGAATGAGCTGGTAAGTCCTCAGATGTATGAGCAGAAGATTGGAGATTATTTCGAAGGTATTGTGGCTAAAGTGTATACCATGTACCAAAAGCGTCTCAGAAACAACAACTCCCTTGACTTCGATGATCTGATTATGAAGACGATTGATCTGTTCAAAGAGGTGCCGGAAGTGCTGGACTTCTACCAGCGCAAATTTCAATATATTCATGTCGATGAGTATCAGGATACGAACCGGGCCCAGTATATGCTCTGTAAAATGCTGGCCGACAGCCACCACCGCATCTGCGTGGTAGGGGATAGCGACCAGTCCATTTACCGCTGGCGCGGAGCGGATATCAGCAATATCCTCAACTTTGAAGAGGACTATCCTGAAGCAAGAACCATCCTGCTCGAGCAGAACTACCGCTCAACTTCGAACATCCTGAACGCGGCCAATGAGGTCATTGGCCTGAACACTGGCCGGAAGCCGAAGAGGCTGTGGACCGACAAAGAAGGCGGGGCCAAGATCAAGGTATATCGCGGCGATTCCGAGCATGACGAAGGGTATTTCGTGGCTTCGGAGATTCATAAGAACATTAAGATGAACAAAAGCTACGGACACCATGCGATTCTATACCGGACGAATGCCCAGTCCCGGGTTATCGAGGAAATTCTGATCAAATCGGACATTCCATATCAAATCGTGGGCGGCATCAAGTTCTATGATCGTAAAGAGATCAAGGACATTCTGGCCTATCTGCGCCTTCTATCCAATCCGGACGATGATATCAGCTTGACCCGGGTTATTAATGTGCCGAAGCGGGGACTTGGGGATACTACAGTGGCGAAGCTGGCTGCAGCTGCGGCAGAGCGCGGAACTTCCATTTACCGTGTGCTGGAATATGTGGATGACCTTGGTTTTGCGGGACGGACACGTAATAACCTGGTGGATTTCTTCGACATGATTGCGGGTCTTCACCGGATGGTGGAGTATTTATCCGTTACGGAGCTTACCGAGAAGCTGCTGGAGATGACTCAATACCGGCTGGAGCTGCAGAACGAGAATACGATTGAATCGCGCTCCCGCCTGGAGAATATTGATGAGTTCCTGTCGGTAACTATGGAGTTCGAGAAGAATAACGAAGACAAGTCTCTCGTCTCCTTCCTTACGGATCTAGCCCTAATCGCCGATATTGACAGCATGAATGACTCGGAAGAAGAGCAGAGCGATGCGGTTGTTCTGATGACCATGCACAGTGCGAAGGGTCTTGAGTTCCCGGTAGTGTTCATTATAGGCATGGAAGAAGGCGTATTTCCGCACAGCCGCGCATTCCTGGATGAGGAAGAGCTCGAAGAGGAACGGCGTCTGGCTTACGTAGGAATTACACGTGCGGAAGAGCAGCTCTTCCTGAGCTGTGCTCAGATGCGGACCTTGTTCGGCCGGACCACGGCCAATGCGCCATCACGCTTCCTGAATGAAATTCCCGACCAGTACAAGGAAGATACAGACATTGCACGTGACCGTTATCGCCGCGGGGCTAATGTAGGCGGCGCCTACGGAGGCCGTGGATTTGGCGGCAGCGGTGGAGGCGGCAACTTTGGCCGCCGGACGGAGGGCAGCACGGCGAAGGCAGCGCCAACTGCGTCCCGGGTAACGGTCACGACAGGTGCGCCTGGCGCGGTACAGGCTAAGCCTACCGGAGCAGCGGGCTCCGGAGACTTCAAGGCAGGCGACAAAGTGGCTCATGGCAAGTGGGGCACCGGCACCATTGTGGCTGTCAAAGGCTCTGGCAATGATATGGAGCTCCAGATTGCTTTTCCAGCTCCTGTAGGCGTGAAGCGTCTGCTTGCTGGATTTGCGCCGATTACGAAGGTGGAAGCCGAATAG
- a CDS encoding protein arginine kinase: MPNLRFTEQPLSEWMRHRGYESDIVISSRVRIARNLQHLAFPMLATNQQSEEVLTRLKTVVEDERLNQYGVLHFLLLDEMDDLDRRILVEKHLISPNLATESRNGAVLISEDESLSIMINEEDHLRIQCLYPGFHVHEAWERATSVDDIFEAHVDYAFDDRRGYLTSCPTNVGTGLRASVMMHLPALVLTQQINRILSAVSQVGLTVRGIYGEGSEAMGNLFQISNQITLGQSESEIIENLHGVVLQIIEHEKTARQRLLMESRLRMTDRVMRSYGILSNAAIMDSKEAAQRLSDVRLGIDLGLIDHLSAPQLNELTVLTQPGFLQKIFNEHMDHAERDMYRAKLIREKLGK; this comes from the coding sequence ATGCCTAATCTCCGGTTTACAGAACAGCCGCTCAGTGAATGGATGAGACATAGAGGATATGAATCCGATATTGTCATCAGCAGCCGGGTACGGATTGCGCGGAACCTTCAGCACCTTGCCTTTCCCATGCTGGCGACGAACCAGCAGTCGGAAGAAGTATTAACTAGACTCAAGACCGTCGTTGAAGACGAGCGCTTGAATCAATACGGAGTGCTGCATTTCCTGCTCCTTGATGAGATGGATGATTTGGACCGAAGAATTCTGGTTGAGAAGCACTTGATCAGCCCCAATCTTGCTACGGAATCGCGTAATGGCGCGGTGCTCATCAGTGAGGATGAAAGCTTGAGCATTATGATCAACGAGGAAGATCATCTGCGTATTCAGTGCCTGTATCCGGGATTTCATGTACATGAAGCCTGGGAGCGGGCAACTTCGGTGGATGATATTTTTGAAGCCCATGTGGATTATGCATTTGATGACAGAAGAGGGTACCTGACCAGTTGTCCTACTAACGTAGGTACAGGACTTAGAGCTTCAGTCATGATGCACCTTCCCGCTTTAGTGCTAACGCAGCAGATTAACCGGATTTTGTCGGCCGTCTCACAGGTTGGCTTAACGGTGCGCGGGATATACGGCGAAGGTAGTGAGGCCATGGGTAACTTGTTTCAAATCTCAAATCAGATTACACTGGGACAAAGTGAGTCTGAAATCATTGAGAATCTCCATGGTGTAGTCTTACAGATTATCGAGCATGAGAAGACGGCAAGGCAGAGACTGCTTATGGAGTCGCGGTTGCGGATGACGGACAGGGTAATGCGGTCCTACGGAATTTTGTCCAATGCGGCGATAATGGATTCCAAGGAAGCGGCTCAGCGCTTGTCCGATGTCAGACTCGGAATTGATCTGGGGCTGATTGATCATCTGTCCGCTCCTCAGCTAAATGAACTAACAGTGCTGACACAGCCGGGATTTTTACAGAAGATATTCAATGAACATATGGATCACGCTGAGCGGGATATGTACAGGGCCAAGCTCATTCGTGAGAAATTGGGTAAATAA
- the ligA gene encoding NAD-dependent DNA ligase LigA, with translation MDPMHSMEQLVEELNKYNYHYYTLDNPLVSDKEYDVLYDKLVALEAETGVTLPDSPTQRVGGELLKGFKPHRHLTPLWSLDKAQNEEHLQSWNNRVLKLVGDYNAKNPETPLPAPSYVVELKFDGLTLNLTYTDGRLVQASTRGNGAVGEGILAQVKTIKSVPLRIPYTGGTIEVQGEGIMNLSVLAAHNESGADPLKNARNAAAGALRNLNPKVTAERKLSAFFYNVGYAEGISFDNHKEMMTFLKDNFFKVNPFVSYFDSFDQVMHELHLIQERRSSLDYLIDGAVIKITDMRTREVLGYTDKFPRWAVAFKFEAEETTTVLESVVWNVGRTGKITPLAKVEPVELAGVTVQNCTLNNVGDIERKNLKFAIGTRVFIRRSNDVIPEILGKVTEESDGQEIVYPESCPACGFPLEQRGAHLFCNNRFGCKPQIVARITHFASRDAMDIETFSDKTAEQLYDELEVREPADLYTLTYEDLVKLERFGAKKATNLLEAIEQSKGRDLAAFLFALGIPNTGKSTTKVIAEHFGSLQAIMAATAEELTALPDIGGIVADSIVNFFADPFMQAGINKMLSLGVEAKAPEKPQLVATDSFFSGKTVVLTGTLHQLTRDEAAEKLEALGAKVTGSVSKKTDLVIAGEKAGSKLTKAKELGIQVIEDEDELIKLLEG, from the coding sequence ATGGATCCAATGCATTCAATGGAGCAGCTTGTGGAGGAGCTGAATAAGTATAACTATCACTACTACACGCTGGATAATCCACTAGTCAGCGACAAGGAATATGACGTCCTCTATGACAAGCTAGTGGCGCTTGAGGCGGAGACCGGAGTGACACTGCCCGATTCCCCTACCCAGCGGGTGGGAGGCGAATTGCTGAAAGGCTTCAAACCGCATCGTCACTTAACCCCCCTCTGGAGTCTGGATAAAGCTCAGAATGAGGAGCATCTGCAGAGCTGGAACAACCGTGTGCTTAAGCTGGTAGGGGACTATAACGCTAAGAATCCGGAGACGCCGCTGCCCGCGCCTTCTTATGTGGTTGAACTGAAATTTGACGGACTTACCCTGAATCTGACCTACACGGATGGGCGGCTGGTTCAGGCTTCTACGCGGGGGAATGGAGCTGTCGGGGAGGGAATTCTTGCCCAGGTGAAGACGATCAAGTCCGTACCTCTCCGAATCCCCTACACAGGCGGAACGATTGAAGTTCAAGGTGAAGGCATTATGAATCTTTCTGTACTTGCGGCGCACAATGAGTCCGGGGCTGATCCGCTGAAAAATGCACGGAATGCCGCAGCCGGAGCACTGCGTAACCTTAATCCCAAGGTCACAGCTGAGCGTAAGCTGAGCGCGTTTTTTTATAACGTCGGCTACGCAGAGGGAATTAGTTTTGACAATCATAAGGAAATGATGACTTTCCTCAAAGATAACTTTTTCAAAGTCAATCCGTTCGTATCTTATTTCGATAGCTTCGATCAAGTTATGCATGAGCTTCATCTGATTCAGGAGCGCCGCAGCTCCCTGGATTATCTTATTGATGGGGCCGTTATCAAAATCACCGATATGCGCACACGCGAAGTGCTAGGTTATACCGACAAATTCCCGCGCTGGGCAGTGGCCTTCAAATTCGAAGCGGAAGAGACAACCACAGTCCTGGAGTCCGTAGTCTGGAATGTAGGCCGTACTGGTAAAATAACACCGTTAGCGAAGGTAGAGCCTGTCGAGCTGGCTGGAGTTACGGTGCAGAACTGTACGCTTAACAATGTCGGGGACATTGAGCGCAAAAATTTGAAGTTCGCGATCGGCACCCGGGTATTTATTCGCCGTTCCAATGACGTAATTCCTGAGATTCTGGGTAAGGTGACGGAAGAGAGCGATGGACAGGAGATTGTCTATCCGGAGAGCTGTCCAGCCTGCGGCTTTCCGCTCGAACAGCGCGGCGCCCACTTGTTCTGCAATAACCGGTTTGGCTGCAAGCCGCAAATTGTCGCGCGGATTACGCACTTCGCCTCGCGGGATGCAATGGATATTGAGACCTTTAGCGATAAGACTGCGGAACAGCTCTATGATGAACTGGAGGTTCGCGAGCCAGCGGATCTGTACACACTTACCTATGAGGATCTGGTGAAGCTGGAGCGCTTCGGAGCTAAGAAGGCGACCAACCTGCTTGAGGCCATCGAGCAGAGTAAAGGGCGGGATCTCGCTGCGTTTCTGTTCGCGCTTGGTATTCCTAATACGGGCAAGTCGACAACTAAAGTAATTGCTGAGCATTTTGGCAGCCTTCAGGCCATTATGGCAGCAACTGCAGAGGAACTAACTGCTCTGCCTGACATCGGAGGCATTGTTGCTGATAGCATTGTCAACTTTTTTGCAGATCCATTCATGCAAGCTGGAATTAACAAAATGCTGTCCTTGGGTGTAGAGGCCAAGGCTCCTGAGAAGCCACAGCTGGTGGCAACGGATTCCTTCTTCAGCGGGAAGACGGTCGTGCTTACAGGAACTCTGCATCAGCTGACTCGAGACGAAGCTGCCGAGAAGCTTGAAGCGCTGGGAGCGAAGGTCACAGGCAGTGTGTCCAAGAAGACGGATCTTGTCATAGCCGGAGAGAAGGCAGGCAGCAAGCTTACGAAAGCAAAAGAACTCGGGATTCAGGTCATTGAGGATGAAGACGAGCTGATTAAGCTGTTAGAAGGATAA
- a CDS encoding UvrB/UvrC motif-containing protein has protein sequence MLCQECGKRPASLHFTKIVNGEKTEFHICEACAREKGEMIPGTSGGFSIHSLLSGLLDISPSGKGQLIGKNTENLQCKECGMTYSQFSKVGRFGCSSCYKYFNDRLDPLFKRVHGNTTHMGKVPVRVGSHIQAKRKIESLRQELQQNIAEEEFEKAAKLRDQIRELEKDISSE, from the coding sequence GTGCTTTGTCAGGAATGCGGTAAGCGTCCGGCTTCGCTTCATTTTACTAAAATTGTAAACGGGGAGAAGACGGAATTTCACATTTGCGAAGCGTGTGCGAGAGAAAAAGGCGAGATGATACCTGGAACCTCAGGAGGTTTTTCCATTCATAGCTTGTTGTCCGGTCTCCTGGATATCAGTCCGAGTGGAAAGGGACAGCTAATAGGCAAGAATACCGAGAATCTTCAATGTAAGGAATGCGGAATGACCTATTCCCAGTTCAGTAAAGTGGGACGGTTCGGCTGCAGCTCTTGTTATAAATATTTTAACGACCGGCTCGATCCACTCTTCAAAAGGGTGCACGGGAACACTACCCACATGGGGAAAGTGCCTGTCCGGGTAGGAAGCCATATTCAGGCCAAACGCAAAATTGAAAGCCTCCGGCAGGAGCTTCAGCAGAATATTGCCGAAGAGGAGTTTGAGAAGGCCGCCAAGCTTCGGGATCAGATTAGAGAACTTGAGAAAGACATTTCATCAGAGTAG
- a CDS encoding XRE family transcriptional regulator, whose product MKFELGRCLLNERLMEAGKSAEWLARELLFKPERVYDYIENKRVMPLKVAISAADTIGCDVRALYELIPNQA is encoded by the coding sequence TTGAAATTTGAACTTGGACGCTGCTTGCTGAATGAACGATTAATGGAAGCCGGGAAGTCCGCGGAATGGCTGGCCAGAGAACTGCTTTTCAAGCCCGAGCGAGTGTATGACTATATAGAAAACAAAAGAGTAATGCCACTCAAAGTTGCAATATCAGCTGCCGATACTATCGGTTGTGATGTACGCGCCTTGTATGAATTAATTCCGAACCAAGCATGA
- the clpC gene encoding ATP-dependent protease ATP-binding subunit ClpC, with amino-acid sequence MMFGRFTERAQKVLALAQEEAVRLGHNNIGTEHILLGLIREGEGIAAKALIGLGLGLEKIQDEVETLIGRGQEQPTNIAYTPRAKKVIELSMDEARKLGHTYVGTEHILLGLIREGEGVAARVLNNLGISLNKARQQVLQLLGSSEAVSSHHGTPANVNTPTLDSLARDLTAIAKEGSLDPVIGRSKEIERVIQVLSRRTKNNPVLIGEPGVGKTAIAEGLAQKIINNEIPETLRDKRVMTLDMGSVVAGTKYRGEFEDRLKKIMDEIRQAGNIILFIDELHTLIGAGGAEGAIDASNILKPALARGELQCIGATTLDEYRKYIEKDAALERRFQPITVDQPSPEEAIQILHGLRDRYEAHHRVKITDEAIEQAVKLSDRYIPDRFLPDKAIDLIDEAGSKVRLNSYTVPPNLKQLENRLDDIRKEKDSAVQSQEFEKAAALRDTEQKIREELDVTKNQWKEKQGRTDSEVTPEDIAQVVASWTGIPVSKLKEEETERLLNMEQILHERVIGQEEAVKAVSRAIRRARAGLKDPKRPMGSFIFLGPTGVGKTELARALAEAMFGDENAVIRIDMSEYMEKHSTSRLVGAPPGYVGYEEGGQLTEKVRRKPYSVVLLDEIEKAHPEVFNILLQVLEDGRLTDSKGRVVDFRNTLIILTSNVGADVIKKNTTLGFTAVSDAGANYSTMKDKVMAELKKSFRPEFLNRIDETIVFHSLEEVHIAEIVTLMSEELRRRLREYDVDFLLTDKAKAFLAKEGFDPAYGARPLRRAIQKHIEDRLSEELLTGTVKKGDSLVIDEENGALTVNRTGSLSPS; translated from the coding sequence ATGATGTTTGGAAGATTTACGGAACGCGCACAGAAAGTGCTGGCTTTGGCTCAAGAGGAAGCAGTTCGTTTGGGGCATAATAATATTGGTACTGAACACATACTGCTGGGTCTTATTCGTGAAGGGGAAGGCATTGCCGCTAAAGCCTTGATTGGTTTAGGTCTTGGACTTGAGAAAATACAGGATGAAGTTGAGACCTTGATCGGCCGCGGTCAAGAGCAGCCCACTAATATTGCTTATACGCCTCGTGCTAAGAAAGTGATTGAGCTGTCCATGGACGAAGCTCGTAAGCTGGGTCACACCTATGTGGGAACGGAGCACATCCTGCTCGGTCTTATCCGTGAAGGAGAAGGTGTTGCAGCCCGCGTATTGAACAATCTTGGAATCAGCTTGAACAAAGCGCGTCAGCAGGTGCTTCAATTGCTCGGAAGCAGTGAAGCGGTATCCAGCCATCACGGGACTCCTGCCAATGTGAATACCCCGACGCTGGACAGCTTGGCACGCGACCTTACGGCTATAGCCAAAGAAGGCAGCTTGGATCCGGTTATTGGCCGCAGTAAGGAAATTGAGCGTGTAATTCAAGTGCTAAGCCGCCGGACCAAGAACAATCCGGTCTTGATCGGGGAGCCAGGGGTAGGTAAAACGGCGATTGCCGAGGGCCTCGCTCAGAAGATCATTAATAACGAAATTCCAGAAACACTGCGTGACAAGAGAGTTATGACTCTGGATATGGGCTCAGTAGTTGCCGGTACCAAATACCGCGGTGAGTTCGAGGATCGTCTGAAGAAAATCATGGACGAAATCCGCCAGGCAGGCAATATTATCTTGTTCATTGACGAGCTGCATACCCTGATTGGTGCTGGGGGTGCTGAGGGCGCTATTGACGCCTCCAATATTCTGAAGCCAGCTTTGGCCCGCGGTGAACTTCAGTGCATTGGTGCCACAACCCTGGACGAATATCGTAAATATATTGAGAAGGATGCTGCCCTGGAGCGCCGTTTCCAGCCTATTACCGTGGATCAGCCTTCTCCAGAGGAAGCAATCCAGATTCTGCATGGACTTCGTGACCGTTATGAAGCTCACCACCGGGTGAAAATTACGGATGAGGCAATCGAGCAGGCTGTGAAGCTGTCGGATCGTTACATTCCTGACCGGTTCCTGCCGGATAAGGCCATTGACCTTATTGATGAGGCGGGCTCCAAGGTAAGGCTTAACTCTTATACGGTACCACCTAACCTCAAGCAGCTTGAGAATCGCTTGGATGACATCCGTAAAGAGAAGGATTCAGCTGTTCAAAGCCAGGAATTCGAGAAGGCTGCAGCTCTGCGTGATACAGAGCAGAAGATTCGTGAAGAGCTGGATGTCACGAAGAATCAATGGAAAGAGAAACAGGGCCGTACCGATTCTGAAGTCACTCCGGAGGATATTGCTCAGGTTGTAGCCAGCTGGACTGGTATCCCTGTCAGTAAGCTGAAGGAAGAGGAGACTGAGCGCCTCCTTAACATGGAGCAGATTCTCCATGAACGGGTTATTGGTCAGGAAGAGGCTGTCAAGGCAGTCAGCCGGGCAATTCGCCGGGCACGTGCCGGACTTAAAGATCCTAAACGTCCAATGGGCTCATTTATCTTCCTGGGACCAACCGGGGTAGGTAAGACAGAGCTTGCCCGCGCACTCGCTGAAGCGATGTTCGGTGACGAGAATGCGGTAATTCGAATCGACATGTCCGAGTATATGGAGAAACACTCGACTTCACGTCTGGTCGGAGCTCCTCCAGGATATGTAGGCTATGAAGAAGGTGGTCAGCTGACAGAGAAAGTTCGCCGCAAGCCTTATTCCGTAGTTCTCCTTGACGAAATCGAGAAAGCTCACCCAGAGGTGTTCAACATTCTGCTTCAAGTGCTGGAAGATGGTCGTCTTACTGACTCCAAAGGCCGTGTAGTTGACTTCCGTAATACACTGATTATTCTCACCTCCAATGTGGGTGCTGATGTGATCAAGAAGAACACCACACTCGGCTTTACCGCAGTGAGCGACGCAGGGGCCAATTATAGCACGATGAAGGATAAAGTGATGGCAGAGCTTAAGAAGAGCTTCCGTCCTGAATTCCTGAACCGGATTGATGAGACTATTGTGTTCCACTCTCTGGAAGAGGTGCATATTGCGGAGATTGTTACGCTCATGTCCGAGGAGCTTCGCAGACGTCTGCGTGAATACGATGTGGATTTCCTGCTTACCGACAAGGCGAAAGCCTTCCTGGCGAAGGAAGGGTTCGATCCCGCATATGGAGCGCGTCCGCTGCGCCGCGCTATTCAGAAGCATATTGAAGACCGGTTGTCTGAAGAACTCTTAACCGGTACGGTGAAGAAAGGTGATTCCCTCGTGATTGACGAAGAGAACGGGGCACTGACCGTGAACAGAACGGGAAGTTTATCACCCAGCTAA
- a CDS encoding VCBS repeat-containing protein, whose translation MINYPAGYDIRRVGAVQVLDRKIGDVTGDGVPDTVTLTGQPGDAGSPYITDITLIVHSWGDQQTYRVPLRNNAGYQPTLFLGDFTGDNTSDVLVRIDSGGSGAITFDYVYTFTGGQPRLLFDSEQYNKQWSYTVDYLDFYRLQVNSPHSGTTYTVDISSRGKEYLDQIYNPDGTLKKPVQGFVDPLSGLYPIDLERDGTYELMALQGVSGLYHADRFGYITNLLKWNGSSWELTQQWFSFLG comes from the coding sequence ATGATAAATTATCCTGCAGGGTATGATATACGACGAGTTGGAGCAGTGCAGGTCCTAGATCGCAAGATTGGAGATGTAACAGGAGATGGGGTGCCGGATACAGTAACTCTTACCGGGCAGCCGGGGGATGCGGGGAGCCCTTATATTACGGATATTACCTTAATTGTCCACAGTTGGGGAGACCAGCAGACATACCGGGTTCCGCTTCGCAACAATGCAGGTTATCAGCCTACATTGTTTTTGGGGGATTTTACCGGGGACAATACCTCCGATGTACTGGTGCGCATAGATTCGGGAGGTTCAGGTGCGATCACCTTTGATTATGTCTACACGTTCACGGGGGGACAGCCGCGGCTGTTGTTCGACTCCGAGCAGTACAATAAGCAGTGGAGTTATACCGTAGATTATTTGGACTTCTACAGGCTTCAAGTGAATAGCCCGCATTCCGGTACAACATATACCGTGGATATCTCATCTCGGGGCAAGGAATATTTGGACCAGATCTACAATCCGGATGGTACCCTCAAAAAGCCGGTTCAAGGCTTTGTAGACCCGCTCAGCGGCCTTTACCCGATTGATCTGGAGCGTGACGGAACTTATGAGCTAATGGCACTTCAAGGGGTTAGCGGACTTTATCATGCAGACCGTTTCGGTTATATCACTAATTTGCTCAAGTGGAATGGGAGCTCCTGGGAGCTCACGCAGCAGTGGTTTTCTTTTCTTGGATAA
- a CDS encoding heptaprenylglyceryl phosphate synthase — translation MIDEWRHVFKLDPDKVISDDDLEAVCMSGTDAVMIGGSSGVTYDNTVDLLSRVRQYEVPCVLEISELDAVVPGFDLYMIPMVLNTRGAEWIIGRHQQAIERYGYIIPWDLVVPEGYIILNPESTAAKITGAISGLSISESAAYAQTADKLMSLPVVYVEYSGAFGDMELVSTVRRSLSRSRLFYGGGITDAGTARLAADAADTIIVGNIIYTNLPQALTTVSAIKDNN, via the coding sequence ATGATAGATGAATGGAGACACGTATTTAAGCTGGATCCGGACAAGGTCATCTCAGATGACGATCTGGAGGCGGTGTGCATGTCAGGTACGGATGCCGTCATGATCGGCGGCTCCAGCGGGGTTACCTATGACAATACCGTAGACCTTCTGTCGCGTGTCCGGCAATACGAGGTTCCTTGTGTACTTGAGATCTCGGAGCTGGATGCGGTAGTCCCAGGGTTTGATCTGTATATGATACCTATGGTGCTTAACACCCGCGGGGCGGAGTGGATTATAGGCCGGCATCAGCAGGCCATCGAACGTTATGGGTATATAATTCCTTGGGATCTTGTTGTCCCGGAAGGTTATATCATACTTAATCCGGAGTCTACAGCAGCCAAGATCACAGGGGCGATTAGCGGTCTGTCCATCTCCGAAAGCGCGGCATACGCGCAGACGGCGGACAAGCTGATGTCCCTTCCGGTTGTTTATGTGGAATATAGCGGAGCCTTTGGTGACATGGAGTTGGTCTCCACTGTGCGCAGATCCCTTTCGAGGTCCCGTCTGTTCTACGGCGGTGGAATCACGGATGCTGGGACAGCGCGCCTGGCCGCAGATGCAGCCGACACGATCATCGTGGGCAATATCATCTATACGAACCTGCCCCAAGCCCTTACCACCGTATCCGCGATAAAAGACAATAACTAG
- a CDS encoding CtsR family transcriptional regulator, with protein sequence MRNISDIIEKYLKSIMHESPEGTIEIQRNDLADKFSCVPSQINYVISTRFTLEKGYLVESKRGGGGYVRIRKIELPGPTSLHTHLHQTIGNEIGQAAAEGLIYQLAEARVITEREANLMRSAISREVLALKLPYRDEIRARIMKAMLISLLVK encoded by the coding sequence ATGCGAAATATCTCCGATATTATTGAGAAATATCTCAAGAGTATTATGCATGAAAGTCCTGAAGGAACCATTGAGATCCAGCGCAATGATTTAGCTGATAAATTCTCCTGTGTACCTTCCCAGATTAACTACGTAATCAGTACGCGGTTTACTTTGGAGAAAGGCTACCTTGTGGAGAGTAAGCGCGGCGGAGGCGGGTACGTCAGGATTAGAAAGATCGAACTACCCGGGCCAACCTCGCTGCATACTCATCTGCATCAGACCATAGGCAATGAGATAGGCCAAGCCGCTGCGGAAGGGCTGATCTATCAACTGGCGGAAGCTCGAGTTATTACCGAGCGGGAAGCGAATTTGATGAGATCCGCGATATCAAGGGAAGTGCTGGCTCTTAAGCTGCCCTATCGGGATGAGATTCGTGCCAGAATTATGAAGGCTATGTTGATTTCTTTATTAGTCAAATAA